The following coding sequences are from one candidate division KSB1 bacterium window:
- a CDS encoding metalloregulator ArsR/SmtB family transcription factor: MRDISKLFKAIADNTRLRILWILKARPLCVCEIREVLQLAISTVSQHLSILRDAGFIVDIKEGKWVNYARNPDPNAEEVQTLLALIDRIMEREPSAKIDRQAAANVDRNAICSIENPKTAIS, translated from the coding sequence ATGCGGGATATTTCAAAACTCTTTAAAGCGATTGCCGACAACACTCGTTTGCGAATCCTTTGGATCCTCAAAGCTCGCCCGTTATGCGTGTGCGAAATTCGCGAGGTACTGCAGCTGGCGATCTCTACCGTTTCGCAGCATCTTTCTATTTTGCGCGACGCCGGATTCATTGTCGATATCAAAGAGGGCAAGTGGGTCAATTATGCCCGCAATCCTGACCCGAATGCTGAAGAGGTGCAAACGCTGTTGGCTCTGATCGATCGAATCATGGAGCGGGAACCTTCGGCAAAAATCGATCGACAAGCCGCTGCGAACGTCGACCGCAACGCCATCTGTAGTATCGAAAACCCAAAAACGGCAATATCATGA